In the genome of Fusobacterium necrogenes, one region contains:
- the rd gene encoding rubredoxin, producing MKKYVCVVCGYEYDPTVGDVENGVPAGTAWEDVPNDWLCPLCSVGKDEFEPVEE from the coding sequence ATGAAAAAGTACGTATGTGTAGTATGTGGATATGAATATGATCCTACAGTAGGAGATGTTGAAAATGGAGTACCAGCAGGAACTGCTTGGGAAGATGTACCAAATGACTGGTTATGTCCACTTTGTAGCGTTGGAAAAGATGAATTTGAACCAGTTGAAGAGTAA
- a CDS encoding polysaccharide deacetylase family protein, whose translation MWIGIVIMILILIIYFKDKGVPIFLYHQVNEISGVTPALFEEHLKILKEKNMNPITLKEYGAGDIKDNSVLITLDDGYYDNYSEVLPLLKKYNMKATVFLNTFYVKEKREEKTEILISDKANYEAMKKFVESGDGTTEQYLTWEEIKEMSESGLIDFQAHSHKHTAVFVSDKIEGFLNGDEEDITDIYLYGKIERGYPKFRKRGEYSSRAVIIEKSFFEKFKQYYDSELQGKEKKEQLKLAQMYINNNKEKYFHYESEEEFLKRVREEFLLNKELMEKKIGKKVEYFCWPWGHKNRSVIEMLKKEGIKGFVTTKKGTNGRIPKYDMIRRIELRKFTPKKFKINLFIARNYILGKIYGWLS comes from the coding sequence ATGTGGATAGGGATAGTTATAATGATATTGATATTAATTATATATTTTAAAGATAAGGGAGTTCCGATATTTTTGTATCATCAGGTAAATGAGATATCAGGTGTAACACCAGCACTGTTTGAAGAGCATTTAAAGATATTGAAAGAAAAAAATATGAATCCTATAACTTTGAAAGAGTATGGAGCTGGAGATATAAAAGATAATTCAGTACTAATAACTTTAGATGATGGCTATTATGATAATTATTCTGAAGTTTTACCACTTTTGAAAAAATATAATATGAAAGCTACTGTTTTTTTGAATACTTTTTATGTAAAGGAGAAAAGAGAGGAGAAAACTGAGATTCTTATCAGTGATAAGGCGAATTATGAAGCTATGAAAAAGTTTGTTGAGAGTGGAGATGGAACAACTGAACAGTATCTCACTTGGGAGGAGATAAAAGAGATGTCTGAAAGTGGTTTAATCGATTTTCAAGCCCATTCACATAAACATACAGCAGTGTTTGTAAGTGATAAAATAGAAGGTTTTTTAAATGGAGATGAAGAGGATATAACAGATATTTATCTCTATGGAAAAATAGAAAGAGGATATCCTAAGTTTAGAAAAAGAGGAGAGTATTCTTCTAGAGCTGTTATTATTGAGAAAAGTTTTTTTGAAAAATTTAAACAATATTATGATAGTGAGCTACAAGGAAAAGAGAAAAAGGAGCAGTTAAAATTAGCTCAAATGTATATTAACAATAATAAAGAGAAATATTTTCATTATGAGAGTGAAGAGGAATTTCTGAAAAGAGTAAGAGAGGAATTTCTATTAAATAAGGAATTAATGGAAAAGAAAATAGGAAAGAAAGTAGAATATTTTTGTTGGCCGTGGGGACATAAAAATAGGTCTGTGATAGAGATGCTCAAAAAAGAGGGAATAAAAGGATTTGTTACAACTAAAAAAGGAACTAATGGAAGAATTCCTAAATATGATATGATAAGACGTATAGAGCTTAGAAAATTTACTCCAAAGAAATTTAAAATAAATTTGTTTATAGCAAGAAATTATATTTTAGGGAAAATATATGGCTGGCTATCTTAA
- a CDS encoding glycosyltransferase family 2 protein has product MKLSVAMITMNEERILAKTLESVKGIADEIVIVDSGSTDKTEEIAKRYGAKFYREVWKGYGSQRNSAIDKASGEWILNIDADEEISLELQKKILEIKKATREDSVFTINFTSVCFGKKIKYGGWSNSYHIRLFKKDAGRFNENTVHETFETTEKVQILKEEIYHHSYSTLTDYFTKFNRYTTEGAIEYYKRGKKCNIFQLVFNPLFKFLRMYLLRLGFLDGKEGFLLACTSSLYTMVKYYKLYEITKNGSYIEK; this is encoded by the coding sequence ATGAAATTATCAGTTGCAATGATAACAATGAATGAAGAAAGGATTTTGGCTAAAACTTTAGAATCAGTTAAAGGAATAGCTGATGAGATAGTGATAGTAGATAGTGGTTCTACTGATAAAACTGAAGAGATAGCTAAGAGATATGGTGCAAAATTTTATAGGGAGGTTTGGAAAGGATACGGGTCACAAAGAAATTCTGCAATAGATAAAGCTAGTGGAGAATGGATTTTAAATATTGATGCAGATGAAGAAATATCTTTAGAATTACAAAAGAAGATTTTGGAAATAAAAAAAGCGACTAGAGAAGATAGCGTATTTACTATAAATTTTACATCTGTTTGTTTTGGAAAAAAAATAAAATATGGAGGTTGGAGTAATAGTTATCATATAAGACTTTTTAAAAAAGATGCTGGAAGGTTTAATGAAAATACTGTACATGAAACTTTTGAAACAACTGAGAAAGTTCAAATTTTGAAAGAGGAGATCTACCATCACAGCTACTCCACATTGACTGATTATTTTACTAAATTTAATCGTTATACAACTGAAGGGGCTATAGAGTACTATAAAAGAGGAAAAAAATGTAATATTTTTCAGTTAGTTTTTAATCCACTATTTAAATTTTTAAGAATGTATTTATTAAGACTTGGTTTTTTAGATGGAAAAGAGGGTTTTTTATTAGCTTGTACAAGCTCTTTATACACTATGGTAAAATATTATAAACTATACGAGATAACTAAGAATGGAAGTTATATTGAAAAATAA
- a CDS encoding glycosyltransferase family 9 protein, which yields MEIKRIIISRTDKIGDLVLSIPSFFMIKRMYPKAELVVLVRKYNYDIVKNLPYIDRVIKIDDYTQSELLEKIAYFNADIFIALYNDKFVSQLAKASKAPIKIGPLSKTYSFFTFNKGVWQKRSKSIKNEAEYNLDLIKKVDEKRYNEVFKIDTKIYLSEENKKAAKTFFSTYNIKGETLVVNPFTGGSAKNIKDEEYVSLLQRFRDDNPDKSVIVICHISEEERGLRLVDRIARDGVYLYANGGDLLNIAAIIEKGKVYLGASTGPTHIAGALQKRIVGIYPAKATQSIIRWGVFGNSKVKYLIPDKGNPKENYKNPYFDNYNKIMEGELLNYIDESFLLEEGEKN from the coding sequence ATGGAGATCAAGAGGATAATAATTTCAAGAACTGATAAGATAGGAGATTTAGTACTTTCAATTCCAAGTTTTTTTATGATAAAAAGGATGTATCCCAAAGCAGAACTTGTGGTTTTAGTAAGAAAGTATAACTATGATATAGTGAAAAATCTTCCATATATAGATAGAGTAATCAAAATAGATGATTATACACAATCAGAGCTTTTAGAAAAAATAGCATATTTTAATGCTGATATTTTCATAGCTCTATACAATGATAAATTTGTATCGCAACTTGCTAAGGCAAGTAAGGCTCCGATTAAAATAGGACCACTTTCTAAGACCTATTCATTTTTTACTTTTAATAAAGGTGTTTGGCAAAAGAGATCTAAGTCTATAAAAAATGAGGCTGAATATAACTTAGATTTGATAAAAAAAGTTGATGAAAAGAGATATAATGAAGTGTTTAAGATAGATACTAAGATCTATTTAAGTGAAGAGAATAAAAAAGCAGCAAAGACTTTTTTTTCAACTTATAATATAAAAGGAGAGACTTTAGTTGTTAATCCTTTTACAGGTGGGTCTGCTAAAAATATAAAAGATGAAGAGTATGTCTCTCTTTTACAAAGATTCAGAGATGATAACCCAGATAAAAGTGTGATTGTAATATGTCATATATCAGAAGAAGAAAGAGGATTAAGATTAGTTGATAGAATAGCAAGAGATGGTGTATATCTCTATGCAAATGGAGGAGATCTTTTAAATATAGCAGCTATAATAGAAAAGGGAAAGGTATATTTGGGAGCTTCTACTGGACCTACACATATTGCTGGAGCACTTCAAAAGAGAATAGTAGGAATATACCCAGCTAAGGCTACTCAAAGTATTATAAGATGGGGAGTTTTTGGTAATTCTAAAGTAAAATATCTAATTCCAGATAAGGGAAATCCAAAGGAGAATTATAAAAATCCATATTTTGATAATTATAATAAAATTATGGAAGGAGAACTTTTAAACTATATAGATGAAAGTTTTCTCTTAGAAGAGGGTGAGAAAAATTAA
- a CDS encoding glycosyltransferase family 9 protein has translation MKILIIHTAFIGDIVLSTPLIKKLRDTYPKAEITYLTTPIGASILRNNPYLTHIIEYDKRGEHRGLNGFWSIIKKLKMGAYNLVITPHRYLRSTLISFLTGAPVRRGYDNAAASFLFTEKVHYDKSKHEVEKLLSFVPKNQEKRYEIELFPTELEREKVDRLLEKKRKKMVVVAPGSKWFTKKWPLEYFRKIIAELEKREDTTVVVIGGKEELLLNINLSGSSIDLRGRTTLLELAEVIRRADIVLTNDSSPTHIASAFSTVKILAIFGPTVQNFGFFPWSKNSEIFQIDGLECRPCSIHGGNFCPKKHFRCMLEIKPEYVLKRIEKNLESEN, from the coding sequence ATTAAAATTTTAATTATTCATACAGCATTTATAGGGGATATTGTCCTTTCAACTCCACTTATAAAAAAATTGAGAGATACTTATCCTAAAGCGGAGATTACTTATCTGACAACTCCTATAGGAGCTTCAATCTTGAGAAATAATCCGTATCTTACTCATATAATAGAATATGATAAAAGAGGAGAGCACAGAGGATTGAATGGCTTTTGGTCCATAATTAAAAAATTAAAAATGGGAGCTTATAATTTAGTGATAACGCCACATAGATATCTGAGAAGTACACTTATTAGTTTTTTGACAGGAGCCCCAGTAAGAAGAGGGTATGACAATGCAGCTGCTTCATTTTTATTTACAGAAAAAGTTCATTATGATAAGAGTAAGCATGAAGTTGAAAAACTCCTCTCTTTTGTTCCTAAAAATCAAGAAAAGAGATATGAGATAGAACTTTTTCCGACTGAATTAGAACGGGAAAAAGTCGATAGATTATTGGAGAAAAAGAGGAAAAAAATGGTTGTAGTTGCTCCTGGAAGTAAGTGGTTTACTAAAAAATGGCCTCTTGAGTATTTTAGAAAAATTATAGCTGAATTGGAAAAAAGAGAAGATACAACAGTTGTAGTAATAGGGGGAAAAGAAGAGTTATTACTCAATATTAATCTCTCTGGAAGCTCAATTGATTTAAGGGGAAGAACTACTCTCTTGGAATTAGCTGAAGTGATAAGAAGAGCTGATATAGTACTAACAAATGATTCATCTCCAACACATATAGCTTCAGCTTTTTCAACTGTTAAAATTTTAGCTATTTTTGGACCTACTGTTCAAAATTTTGGTTTTTTTCCATGGTCTAAAAATAGTGAAATATTTCAAATAGATGGATTGGAATGTAGACCATGTTCAATTCATGGAGGAAACTTTTGTCCTAAAAAACATTTTAGATGTATGTTAGAGATAAAACCGGAATATGTACTAAAGAGAATAGAAAAAAATTTAGAGAGTGAAAACTGA
- a CDS encoding lipopolysaccharide core heptose(II) kinase RfaY produces the protein MERLRCEQDILYYDDKKNIKLYDKIKNACYNIERVLKNDQRSYVAIVNIDGEKYVLKKPIEKNRRKWQRFLSIFRGSESKREYENIQKINKLGFNGAIPYLVVEKKIGPCVVDSYLLYSYLEGKEGRTEDIALISEELKKIHRRGYLHGDSQVMNFLINGNTVYLIDTKLMRNRYGKFGEVFEFIYLEESCDRDIEYDRESIYYKGAIALKKYLIWFSNFKRRLRGKK, from the coding sequence ATGGAGAGATTAAGGTGTGAGCAAGATATTTTATATTATGACGATAAAAAAAATATAAAATTATATGACAAAATAAAAAACGCTTGTTATAATATAGAGAGGGTCTTAAAAAATGATCAAAGAAGCTATGTGGCCATTGTAAATATAGATGGGGAAAAATATGTTTTGAAAAAACCTATTGAGAAAAATAGAAGAAAGTGGCAGAGATTTTTATCTATATTTAGAGGTAGTGAAAGTAAAAGAGAATATGAAAATATTCAAAAGATAAATAAGTTAGGCTTCAATGGAGCAATACCATACTTGGTAGTAGAGAAAAAAATTGGCCCTTGTGTTGTTGATTCTTATCTTTTATATTCATATCTTGAGGGAAAAGAGGGAAGGACTGAGGATATAGCCTTGATTTCTGAAGAGTTAAAAAAGATACATAGAAGGGGGTATCTTCACGGAGACTCTCAAGTTATGAATTTTTTAATAAATGGAAATACTGTATATCTTATAGATACAAAGCTTATGAGAAATAGATATGGGAAATTTGGTGAGGTTTTTGAATTTATCTATTTAGAAGAAAGCTGTGATAGGGATATAGAATATGATAGGGAGAGTATTTACTATAAAGGAGCTATAGCTCTGAAAAAGTATTTGATATGGTTTTCTAATTTTAAAAGAAGATTGAGAGGGAAGAAGTGA
- a CDS encoding glycosyltransferase family 9 protein has product MSSIGDIILTTPVLKAFKRKYPELIIDFVVLEQFKDAISGLEYIDNLITFSKKKDDGIKNIKKFAARLRENNYDYVFDLHAKFRSKMIAKELGVRTYTYKKRAWWKTLLVKLRVIRYQVDDTIVKNYFGAFKDFDLEYVGEDLDFKFEENIKLRKFEGLPVMAPKASKNTKEWTSEGFAKLAKLIFERYGLKSVLIGAKQDISKCEEINRLSENSCIVLAGKLSLKESGGLLAKAKFLVTNDSGPFHIARGVGCRTFVIFGPTSPGMFEFGRRDTLIYANESCSPCSLHGDKKCPRGHFKCMKEIRAKEVLDIIDKKINEEE; this is encoded by the coding sequence ATGAGTTCTATAGGAGATATAATACTTACTACTCCTGTACTTAAGGCTTTTAAAAGAAAATATCCAGAACTTATAATAGATTTTGTCGTTCTAGAACAATTTAAAGATGCCATATCTGGACTGGAATATATAGATAATTTGATCACTTTTAGTAAGAAAAAAGATGATGGAATAAAAAATATAAAAAAATTTGCTGCTAGACTAAGGGAAAATAACTATGATTATGTATTTGATTTACATGCAAAGTTTAGATCTAAGATGATAGCAAAAGAGCTTGGAGTTAGAACTTATACTTATAAAAAGAGGGCTTGGTGGAAAACCTTATTAGTAAAACTAAGAGTTATAAGATATCAAGTAGATGATACAATTGTAAAAAATTATTTTGGTGCTTTTAAAGATTTTGATTTAGAATATGTAGGTGAGGATTTAGACTTTAAATTTGAAGAAAATATAAAGTTAAGAAAGTTTGAAGGTTTGCCAGTGATGGCACCAAAGGCATCTAAGAATACTAAAGAGTGGACTTCTGAGGGGTTTGCGAAATTAGCAAAGCTTATTTTTGAAAGATATGGATTAAAGAGTGTGCTTATAGGTGCAAAGCAAGATATTTCTAAATGCGAAGAGATAAATAGGCTAAGTGAAAACTCTTGTATTGTACTTGCTGGAAAACTCTCTTTAAAAGAGAGTGGAGGCTTACTAGCTAAAGCAAAATTTCTAGTAACCAATGATTCAGGACCATTTCATATAGCTAGAGGAGTTGGTTGTAGAACTTTTGTAATCTTTGGACCTACGAGTCCAGGAATGTTTGAGTTTGGGAGAAGAGATACTCTTATATATGCAAATGAAAGTTGTTCTCCTTGTAGTTTGCATGGAGATAAAAAATGTCCAAGAGGTCATTTTAAATGTATGAAAGAGATAAGAGCTAAAGAAGTTTTAGACATCATAGATAAAAAAATAAATGAGGAGGAGTAG
- the recA gene encoding recombinase RecA, with amino-acid sequence MAKTKDEVNEREKALEMAMKQIKKDFGEGSIMKLGSNQSMAVETISTGSINLDLALGQGGVPRGRIVEIYGAESSGKTTIALHIAAEAQKMGGIVAFIDAEHALDPIYAKALGVDVDELLISQPDYGEQALEIADMLVRSGAVDLVVVDSVAALVPKAEIDGEMSDQQMGLQARLMSKALRKLTATLNKSKTTMVFINQIRDKIGGFGFGPQTTTTGGKALKFYASVRMEVKRVGSVKQGDEAIGNETVVKITKNKIAPPFKEAAFQIMYGKGISRVGEILDMALEYDIVAKSGAWFSFGDIRLGQGKENVKARLESEPELLAAIEVEVMKVMKPHSAKDEEEEQGIAVPEGALNFDEV; translated from the coding sequence ATGGCGAAGACAAAGGATGAAGTTAATGAGAGAGAAAAAGCATTAGAGATGGCAATGAAGCAGATAAAGAAGGATTTTGGAGAAGGATCTATAATGAAATTGGGTTCTAATCAAAGTATGGCAGTAGAGACAATTTCAACAGGAAGTATCAATTTGGATCTAGCTTTAGGTCAAGGTGGAGTACCTAGAGGAAGAATAGTTGAGATATATGGAGCGGAAAGTTCAGGAAAGACAACAATAGCTTTACACATAGCAGCTGAAGCTCAAAAAATGGGTGGGATAGTGGCATTTATAGATGCTGAACATGCTTTGGATCCTATTTATGCTAAGGCTTTAGGAGTAGATGTAGATGAGCTTTTAATATCTCAACCTGATTATGGGGAGCAAGCTTTGGAGATAGCTGATATGCTTGTTCGTTCTGGAGCTGTAGATTTGGTGGTTGTAGACTCAGTGGCTGCTCTTGTTCCAAAAGCTGAGATAGATGGAGAGATGTCGGATCAACAGATGGGATTACAAGCAAGACTTATGTCTAAAGCATTGAGAAAATTAACTGCAACACTTAATAAATCAAAAACTACAATGGTCTTTATCAACCAAATTAGAGATAAGATTGGTGGATTTGGATTTGGGCCTCAAACTACAACTACCGGAGGAAAGGCATTAAAGTTTTATGCTTCAGTGAGAATGGAAGTAAAAAGAGTAGGAAGTGTAAAACAAGGTGATGAGGCAATAGGAAATGAAACAGTTGTAAAAATTACTAAAAATAAGATAGCTCCTCCATTTAAAGAAGCAGCTTTCCAAATAATGTATGGAAAGGGAATATCGAGAGTTGGTGAAATACTAGATATGGCTTTAGAATACGATATAGTTGCAAAATCTGGAGCTTGGTTCAGTTTTGGAGATATTAGGCTTGGACAAGGAAAAGAGAATGTAAAAGCGAGATTAGAGAGTGAACCAGAGTTATTAGCAGCTATTGAAGTTGAAGTAATGAAAGTTATGAAACCACATTCAGCAAAAGATGAGGAAGAGGAACAAGGAATAGCTGTTCCAGAAGGAGCATTGAATTTTGATGAAGTATAA
- a CDS encoding regulatory protein RecX, protein MKYNLKGNKIYFDEFFYLDLNRQTILDFDLKNRIEITEVEYRELVRKRAESMAYFWLSKRDYSQKELYHKLLAKYREKDILREILERFVDLGYLNDYDYAQSYVRSHNYSKKKIEFMLLQKGISSEIIKKVLENDNFRDITEIKRQLKRFEGKDVDKKINSLMRKGFTYKDIQRAIKEIEE, encoded by the coding sequence ATGAAGTATAATCTTAAGGGAAATAAGATATATTTTGATGAATTTTTTTACTTAGATTTGAATAGACAAACTATATTAGACTTTGATTTGAAAAATCGTATTGAGATTACTGAAGTTGAGTATAGAGAATTAGTTAGAAAAAGAGCAGAAAGTATGGCTTATTTTTGGTTAAGTAAAAGAGATTACTCTCAAAAAGAGCTATATCATAAACTTTTAGCTAAATATAGAGAAAAAGATATTTTAAGAGAGATCTTAGAAAGATTTGTAGATTTAGGCTATCTCAATGATTATGATTATGCACAGAGCTATGTAAGGTCACATAATTATAGTAAAAAAAAGATAGAATTTATGCTTCTTCAAAAAGGAATAAGCTCAGAAATAATTAAAAAAGTCTTAGAGAATGATAATTTTCGAGATATAACTGAGATAAAAAGACAATTAAAAAGGTTTGAGGGGAAAGATGTAGATAAAAAAATCAATTCTCTCATGAGAAAAGGATTTACATATAAAGATATTCAAAGGGCAATAAAAGAGATTGAAGAGTAG
- a CDS encoding lysophospholipid acyltransferase family protein has protein sequence MLGMILAAGTGLLIFIYISILYLPIIALKDEVTGVKLARKKLRWLSKLVLRSLGVKLRVIYKNRKNINALEREKGIIFVCNHQSNLDIPVIVSALHIDTGFVAKKEMKTWPFFSIWMKKSKCVFLDRENPREGIKDIKEAVKIVKSGHPIVIFPEGERSLDGEILRFKKGSFKLATETSGIIVPITLKGTFNIQKRGEWKMRRNQMVTIVVDEPIYINSLSKDEVKELSTTVREIIKSNYEKIK, from the coding sequence ATGTTGGGAATGATATTAGCAGCTGGAACAGGATTATTAATATTTATATACATAAGTATACTATATCTTCCTATAATAGCGTTAAAAGATGAAGTAACTGGAGTGAAGTTAGCAAGAAAAAAATTAAGATGGTTATCAAAACTGGTTTTAAGAAGTTTAGGTGTAAAATTAAGAGTTATTTATAAAAATAGAAAAAATATTAACGCTTTAGAGAGAGAAAAGGGAATTATTTTTGTATGTAATCATCAGAGTAATTTAGATATTCCCGTCATTGTTAGTGCATTACACATAGATACTGGATTTGTAGCAAAAAAAGAGATGAAAACTTGGCCATTTTTTAGTATTTGGATGAAAAAAAGTAAGTGTGTCTTCTTAGATAGAGAAAATCCAAGAGAGGGAATAAAGGATATAAAAGAAGCGGTAAAAATTGTAAAATCTGGACATCCAATAGTTATCTTTCCTGAGGGAGAAAGAAGTTTAGATGGAGAGATACTTAGATTCAAAAAAGGTAGTTTTAAGCTGGCAACAGAAACAAGTGGAATAATAGTACCTATTACCTTAAAAGGTACTTTTAATATACAAAAAAGAGGAGAGTGGAAGATGAGAAGAAATCAGATGGTCACTATAGTTGTAGATGAACCAATATATATAAACTCTCTTTCTAAAGATGAGGTCAAAGAATTAAGTACGACTGTTAGAGAGATAATAAAAAGTAATTATGAGAAAATTAAATAA
- the pflB gene encoding formate C-acetyltransferase produces MEFWSNFKGQLWKKEINVRDFIQENYTPYHGDDSFLVDSTEKTKKVWNKLTEMFKVEREKGIYDAETKFPQGIVTYGPGYIDKDSEVIVGLQTDAPLKRGIFPKGGLRMVKNSLEAYGYKIDPLTEEIFTKYRKTHNEGVFSAYTDEIKAARKSGIITGLPDAYGRGRIIGDYRRVALYGVNRLIEDKKEQLKQLESADFNEDIIRKREEVSEQIKALKEFITMCASYGFDVTKPAKDAKEAVQFLYFAYLAATKDQDGAAMSLGRTSTFLDIYIERDLKAGVITEEEAQELIDQFIIKLRIIRFLRTPEYNDLFSGDPTWVTESIGGQGVDGRTLVTKTSFRYLHTLYNLGPAPEPNLTVLWSVNSPENWKKFCSKVSIDTSSIQYENDDLMRPELGDDYGIACCVSPMKIGKGMEFFGARANLAKALLYAINGGRDEKSGVQVAPKFTPVMGDYLDFDDVMDKFDQMMKWLAGTYVNALKIIHYMHDKYSYEAFAMGLHDLNVERTQASGIAGLSIVVDSLVAIRDAKVKVIRNEEGIVVDFEREGEYVPFGNDEDSTDELAVQIVEKFMNYLRTHGTYRNSKATQSILTITSNVVYGKKTGNTPDGRRGGTPFAPGANPMNGRDTRGAVASLASVAKLPFHHAEDGISYTFAISPAALGKTKEDRVENLVTLMDGYFTPQGGQHLNVNVFDRELLEDAMANPDKYPQLTIRVSGYAVNFVRLTREQQLDVLSRTISGKM; encoded by the coding sequence ATGGAGTTTTGGAGCAATTTTAAAGGTCAATTATGGAAAAAGGAGATCAATGTCAGAGACTTTATACAAGAAAATTATACACCTTATCATGGTGATGATTCTTTCCTAGTTGATTCTACAGAGAAGACTAAAAAAGTTTGGAATAAGTTAACAGAGATGTTCAAAGTAGAAAGAGAAAAGGGAATCTATGATGCAGAGACTAAATTTCCACAAGGGATAGTCACTTATGGACCTGGATATATTGATAAAGACTCAGAGGTTATTGTAGGGCTTCAAACTGATGCTCCACTAAAAAGAGGAATCTTTCCTAAAGGTGGACTTAGAATGGTTAAAAACTCATTAGAGGCGTATGGATATAAAATTGATCCATTGACAGAAGAGATTTTTACTAAGTATAGAAAAACTCATAATGAAGGGGTTTTCTCAGCTTATACAGATGAGATAAAAGCTGCTAGAAAAAGTGGGATTATAACAGGTCTTCCTGATGCCTATGGAAGAGGAAGAATCATAGGAGATTATAGAAGAGTAGCTTTATATGGTGTAAATAGATTAATTGAAGATAAAAAAGAGCAATTAAAACAATTGGAATCAGCAGATTTCAATGAAGATATAATTAGAAAAAGAGAAGAGGTATCTGAGCAAATAAAAGCTTTAAAAGAGTTTATAACAATGTGTGCATCTTATGGTTTTGATGTAACTAAGCCTGCTAAAGACGCAAAAGAAGCTGTGCAATTTCTCTATTTTGCTTATCTTGCAGCTACAAAAGATCAAGATGGAGCAGCTATGTCTTTAGGAAGAACTTCTACTTTCTTAGACATATACATTGAGAGAGACCTTAAAGCTGGAGTAATTACTGAGGAGGAAGCTCAAGAGTTAATAGACCAATTTATAATAAAATTAAGAATAATAAGATTTTTAAGAACACCTGAATACAATGATTTATTCTCTGGAGATCCTACATGGGTAACTGAATCTATTGGAGGGCAAGGTGTAGATGGAAGAACATTAGTTACTAAAACATCATTTAGATATCTACATACACTATATAATTTAGGACCAGCTCCAGAACCAAATTTAACAGTTTTATGGTCAGTGAACTCTCCTGAAAATTGGAAAAAATTCTGTTCGAAAGTATCGATAGATACTTCTTCAATTCAGTATGAAAATGATGATTTAATGAGACCTGAATTAGGAGATGATTATGGAATAGCTTGTTGTGTATCTCCTATGAAGATAGGAAAAGGAATGGAATTCTTTGGAGCTAGAGCAAATCTAGCAAAAGCACTTTTATATGCTATTAATGGTGGAAGAGATGAAAAAAGTGGAGTTCAAGTAGCACCTAAGTTCACTCCAGTTATGGGAGATTACTTAGATTTTGATGATGTGATGGATAAGTTTGACCAAATGATGAAATGGTTGGCAGGAACTTATGTAAATGCTTTAAAAATTATACATTATATGCACGATAAGTATTCTTATGAAGCTTTTGCTATGGGATTACATGATTTAAATGTAGAAAGAACTCAAGCTAGTGGAATAGCAGGTCTTTCAATAGTAGTAGATTCACTAGTAGCTATAAGAGATGCTAAAGTAAAAGTGATAAGAAATGAAGAGGGAATAGTAGTAGATTTTGAAAGAGAAGGAGAGTATGTACCATTTGGTAATGATGAGGACTCAACAGATGAGCTAGCAGTTCAAATAGTTGAGAAGTTTATGAATTACTTAAGAACTCATGGAACATATAGAAACTCTAAGGCAACTCAATCAATATTAACTATTACTTCAAATGTTGTATATGGAAAGAAAACAGGAAATACTCCAGATGGTAGAAGAGGAGGAACACCTTTTGCACCAGGAGCTAATCCAATGAATGGAAGAGATACAAGAGGTGCTGTAGCTTCTCTAGCTTCAGTGGCTAAATTACCGTTCCACCATGCAGAGGATGGAATTTCTTATACATTTGCTATCTCACCAGCAGCTTTAGGAAAAACTAAAGAGGATAGAGTAGAGAATCTAGTTACATTGATGGATGGGTATTTTACTCCACAGGGAGGACAACATCTAAATGTCAATGTATTTGATAGAGAGTTATTAGAAGATGCTATGGCAAATCCTGATAAATATCCACAACTTACAATTAGAGTTTCGGGATATGCAGTAAACTTTGTAAGACTTACAAGAGAACAACAGTTAGATGTGCTATCAAGAACTATCAGTGGAAAAATGTAA